AATAGGCGGGGAGCGCTTGGGAGTAAAACCAAGCGCCATCCATGAAGCAGTAAAGCATCCCACTAAAATCTCAAATCAACCAAATGGCGCAGTCAAGTTTGTTGGAAAGGACGCCAACGTAGTGATAAACTCGCAAGGACAGGTCATTACCACATATCCTACTAATCGAAATGGCGTCAGGAAAATGGATAATCCTTCAACCAATAACAGCGAACCACAGTGTGAATAAACATGAAGAAAAATGAAACGCTTAGCCTAATCAGAGACATCTACCAAAAACGAAAACCAGCCAATTTCCATGAGATTGAGGGTGCAAGTTCCATTGGGGAGCTACCTCGGCAGCTGCGCTTGGAGATCATGGACATGCTGAATGATGAATTCTGCGAGACGGGATTGGGTGAAAACGATGAGCCCAATGAGTATGGTCTGAGCATCGAGGCAGCAATTGATGAGCTGAATTTCGATATAGCGGACTAGGGCCTCAGCTCATTCCCGTCGCCAAACTAGAAACCCTTGGCTTCTACTCTGATTCTCAGCGCTTGACATCCGCCTCCATTTTTGGTACATTTTAATATACCAAAATGGGGCATTAAAATGTACCAAATCATGGGTAGCATAGGGGCTCTCGTAAGGGAGAGGGGCCTGTCAGAGCGGGCTATTACGGAGTTTACCGGCCTGGCTCGGGGGACGGTGAGGTCAGTCCTAAGGCTTGAGGACAAGATCACCCTAAGGTCGCTCTTTAAACTCACCAAGTACCTGGGTCTAGACGTCACAGTACTTGTTGGGTCTAGTTCAGGGCTACCTGAGTTTAGTATCGTTGCCACCGCGATCAAGATTGAGCGGGATGGCTTTGAGTCCTGGAAAATTCACCTGATGGACTTTGTAGATGAGTTTCGTCGGTCGCTCGACCCGCGGCTGATTCTGTTACCCCCACCCTCCTCTTTTGATCCGAGGCTTAAGGCACTTTTGGCTTCAGTTGTGCCTTATCTGTGTCAGGAGACAGGCATTTCTTCCCCCCAGTGGACTCAGAAGAGACATTTCCTTGAGACCCCCTGGTTTCCCAGTGGTATGCAATCGCTTAAGGCGATGGCCATTCTTGAATCACCTTTGGCCTTCCGACGTAACAATATTTTTGTTCATGAGAACTTCTTGTCGAGGGCTTAGGGCATGTTGTCACAGGCGAGAATCAAACACCTTTTTCAACGACTCAATGACGAACTCAGCCAACTGGGAGAAATCGGCGAAATCGGCCTCGTCGGCGGGGCCGTTATGTGCTTGGTCTACAATGCCCGCGAATCGACAAAGGATGTCGACGCCATTTTTGAACCAACAGAGACGATCCGCCGACTGGCCGAAAAGATTGGGAAAGATGAAGGCCTTCCGCCCACCTGGCTCAACGATGGAGCAAAAGGTTTTATTCACCCAGGATTTGGCAGAGAGGATGTCCTAAGTCTCTCTCATCTTCGTGTCTGGGCTCCGGAGCCCAAGTATATGCTGGCCATGAAGTGTATTAGTGCTCGATGGGATACCAGTGACAAGGACGACGTGATTTTTCTCATCAAACTTCTTAAGATTAAGAAGGCCAAACAGGTCTTTGACCTCATTGAAGGCTACTATCCTAAAAATCAGATCCTCTCGAAAACCCAGTTCTTCATTGAAGAGTTGTTTGAATAACAAGACCTCAACATCGGCAAACAGATGAATGGCGTAGGGCTGGCCGATATCGGAAATAAAGGCCCCACAGCACCAAGGGAACCCGTACCTTCTGCGAGTTACTGGGTCTGGACTCCTCGACCAGCTCTGTTGAAAGCTGACTGAAAATGGCAGAAAATTTTTGCCGGAAACCGAGACCTCTACCCTGAGAATTAACCAGAAATATCAAAGGGTTATGCAAATGAAAAGACAATGAAAACGGGATGAAAACCACCTGGCGTTGAGTTTTCACCAGATTCCCCGAAAATAAACTTATGTATATTTGTCTGTGTAAAAACCTATCTGAGTCCCGCCTTCGTGAACTTCAACAGTCAGGACAAATGACTTTGGATCAGGCTCTTCAGGCCAGCCAGGCCGGCACGGACTGCGGCGCCTGCTGTAACCGCATCAAGAACCTGGTCGATTCCCAAGCGGCTGCAGCCGATACCACAAGCCTCGAAGCTCATATTGAAGAATAATTAAGACATTTCTCCGGCTTTAAACTGCTCGGTCAGGTAGTTTTCCACACCGACCTCGCCAATAATGTGCAGCTGACTTTCCAGCCAATCCACATGGCGCTCTTCATCGCGAAGAATCTCTTCCAACAGGTGGCGTGTGCCGTGATCCGAATGTTTTTGGCAAAGCTCAATGCCTTTTTTCAGGCGCGGAATGGCCCGCTCTTCCAAGCGAAGATCATTCTTGAGCATTTCAGGAACTTTCTCGCCGATCTCCAAGGTCTCTAACTTTTGAAGATTCGGAAGACCTTCTAAAAACAAAATCCGATCGGTCACTTCTTTGGCGTGCTTCATTTCATCAATGGATTCGTGATAAATCACATCGCCGATTTTATTGTATCCCCAATCCTTGCACATCCGCGCATGGAGAAAATACTGGTTAATGGCCGTCAACTCCCCGCACAGGACTTCGTTGAGCATAGCAATAATATCCGCATGACCTTTCATTTCACTCTCCCGGGTTAGGTGGATGAATCTATCCTTACCAAATCAGTTGTCAAAAAAAACCTCAAACGCAGGGAATAAGTGAAAACCAATTATCAATTTATCTCCACCAAATCCTGACCTTTACCCTCACCTGCACCATAAAATGAGTCCGGCACCCAAATTCACAGGGATATCTAGATTGACAGCTCCGCAGCACCTTTAGGTGCCAGTACCATTTGCAAAGCCGCCAACCAAAGGCACAGATATTGCTATCCATAAAACATGGAACCTAGGTTCCATTGACTGCTGCTCTTATGAGGTAGAGAAAATGAGCCTTTCAGAACATAAGCGAGAAATTGAAATCATTTGGAATGAGTATCGATCTGGGGAAAATCCTTACCCGGACATCCTCCTTGATCTCGTAGGCAAAATGATTGAGCTTGATCCCTTTCTTGTCTCCTGGGCAATCGATGAGTTTACCAGAGAGACTGACGAGATACTCAAAGAAAACCTCGCCCAAATGATTGTCTTCAGCACCCCCTACACTCCGGCTATCGAGTGGCTCAGAGACAACACCGATTGGACGAAGGAAGACTTCGCCGAGGCTGATATCAATATCGACGACTACGGAGCAAAGTTCCAGCCTTCCGTTTGACAGTCTCTCTTAGAAGACTAGCTGATAACATGTTGCGGGCCCTTGGCCGGACCGCTGGATAAACTCGGCCTTTCTCAAGGTATCCAAAACATTGGCCACTGTTCGTGTTGGCAGTCCTGTGGCTTCCCTGATGGTTTTAGGTTTAATGCGAATTTCCGGCAAATCTTTAAAACAATTCAAAACCTTTAAGGCCGACTCGGAGAGCTTTTGGTAGGCGTGAACTCTATCAATGTAGAAGTCCACATCGGCCAGTGAACCCTCAAGGACCTTAATCATGTACTTCAGAAAGTACTGGATTCTGTATTCAGTCGGATCAGTCTTAAATTGCCCTCCAGAGCACTGATTTAAAACGATGTAATACTCTTCTTTGTGTCTTTCAATGTGTCTATCTACTGCCATATGAAAAACAACATCAGACAGCTTTGCTCCGGGAGCATGTAAGAGAGACATCAAAAAAAGAGCCCTCCCCAAGCGGCCGTTTCCGTCTTGAAAGGGATGTATTGCTAAAAACCGATAGGTGAGTTCTGCAGCTACAGCAACAGGCCACGGCTCGTGGTGAATCGCCTGATTGTACCAGTCCAATAGGTCATGCATAGCCGTTGAAGTTTGCACACCCGGATCAGCCGTTTTAAATATGGTCTTTTGTTCTTTGGTCTGGTGATTGTATTCAATCACTGAATTCGGACTTGTTTTGTAGTCCCCCTTTTTCACACCAGGTTTTGAATAGTGCCGGAACAGTTCTCGGTGAAGTCCTTTAAGTGTGGATTCACTGAGGGGCAGATACGATTGAGCCTGTTCATAAATCAAAAGAAGAACTCGGCGACAACCAGCCACTTCTTCAAGGCTTCTCTCCTTGTCTTTTGAAAGCTTGTTCAGCACAGCTTCGCGATGAGCATCAAAAGCCGATGCCTTTCCATCCTTTCCCAATATGGAGTCGAGCCAGCCTATCTCTGAGTCCGTTAAAATCGCGTTTTCAATCCGCGTTGATGCTCCAACAGAACTGATCCAGGCATACTTGTGAATGGATTCTCTTTGGTCTTTGGTCAAACCCTGGAGAAGGGCATATTTCTCTGAGATCTGGTCATTTAATGCCACCAGCTGCTTGGTAAGCTCTGTATCTATCTGAAATGACAACATTTTTATATTGTGCCAGATCATGCCGAATCGTGCAATAAAATACTGCTTTTTATTGCATGATATGGCACGAATGCCAGCTGGACCTACAGAGGTTCCGAAAGCGGATCACACTGAACAAGGCACTCTGAGCCCCACCTCTGGAATCTCCTACCCGGTAACCAGTATTAACACCCGGCACCCCCAAGCATTGCCAAACCCCCTCCCAGTGAATATGTTAGTGCGTCATTAGAGAGGTCATCTTGAAAGCTGTAATTTTAGCTGGTGGTAAGGGAACCCGACTGGGAGATCTTGCCAAAGACATCCCAAAATCCTTGGTGCCCATTGCCGGTAAACCCCTGCTGGATTACCAACTCGAATGGCTCGCCCGCGAAGGGGTCAAAGAGGTCTTACTACTCACAGGCTATCTGAGTGAGAAAATCGAAGCCCACTGTGGAGATGGCTCCAAGTGGGGTCTTAAGTGTGAATACCTGGTGGAAGACACTCCACTCGGTACGGCTGGAGCCCTTAAGGATGCCGAAAGTAAACTCCCAGGTGAGTTCCTTGTCGTCTATGGAGATGTCCTGGTCGACATCGACCTTAAAAACCTGATGGAGTTTCACCAATCCAAAAAAGACTCTGTTGCCACGCTGATGGTCCATCCCAACGATCATCCCCACGACAGTGACTTGATCGAGTTTGACGGCAACCACAAGATCACCCAGTTTCACGGTAAGCCCCATGACCCAAATCGCTGGTATCACAACCAAGTGAATGCAGCCGTGTATGTTTTAAGCCCCAAGATTTTTTCGCATCTTGAAAAAGGCAAGTTCGCAGACCTGGGAAGAGACGTCTTTCCAGGTCTGGTAAAACAAGAAAACTTCTATGCCTACCCTTCGGCTGAGTACCTCAAAGACATGGGCAATCCTGAAAGACTCGATGCTGTCGAGCGCGATGTCCGCTCCGGCAAAGTATCCCGCCTCAACCGCAAAAACCCCAGGCCAGCCGTGTTTTTGGATCGTGACGGTGTGATTTGCCCCCATCAAGATTATCTCCACGACGCCAAAGACTTTAGACTTTTCCCGGAAGTCCCAGAAGCACTCAAAAAGCTCAACAAGAGTGACTACCTCACAGTCCTCGTCACCAATCAGCCTGTTGTCGCCAGAGGACTCACCGATGAAGCCGGCGTTAGAGAAATCCACAAAAAAATGGAGAGTCTTCTCGGACAAGAAGGGGCCAAGCTTGACGCCATTTACTTTTGTCCCCATCACCCGGATGGTGGTTTTGAGGGTGAGCGCTCGGAGTATAAAGTCAACTGTGAGTGCCGAAAGCCCGGCCCCGGCATGATCCACCAAGCTGCCGAATTCTTTAACCTTGATCTCACCAAGTCTTACATCGTCGGCGACACTTGGCGGGACATCGGTGCTGGCCGCAGCGCAAAGCTTAAGGCATGCTTGGGCGTCAAACAGGCCCAGGGCCGCGTGGGTGAATACCGAGATCAAACTCCCGATCAAATGTTTGATTCTTTAGCAGGCGCAGTCGATTATATCTTGCAACAGCCCTAATACACCGAGGAGACCACTGTGATAATCACTAAAACCCCATTTCGCATGAGTTTTCTCGGTGGCGGAAGTGACCTCCCCGAGTTTTACCAGAAATCACCCGGCGCGACCCTAAGTGCGACAATCGACAAGTATATGTACATCTCGTCTCACGACTATTTTGAAAAAGACAAACTGCGGATGAAGTACTCAAAAACTGAGACCGTCGATTCAGTTGATCAGATTGAGCATCCCATTCTTAAGACCGTCGTCAAAAAACTCGGATTTACTGGCGGCCTGGAAGTCAGCTCCATCGCCGATATCCCGGCTGGCACAGGTCTTGGTAGCTCAAGTTGCTTTACCGTGGGAGTTTTACACAACCTCCACAGTCGGCTCGGACGATTTGTCACTAAAGAGCAAATCGCCCGCGAAGCCTGCGAGGTGGAGATCAAAGACTTAGGTGAGCCCATCGGTAAGCAAGATCAGTATGCGGCAGCCTTTGGTGGACTGAACCTCATCACCTATGCGGCCAACGAGGAAGTTTCGGTCGAGCCCATTTATCTCAAGACTGACATTCATCAGGCTCTCCAAGACCATTTGCTTTTGTTTTACACCGGACAAAGCCGCTCGGCTTCGGCCATCCTCGATGAGCAACGCAAAAATCTCATGTCGTCCGACAAGTTCGATCGCCTTAAGCAAATGGTCGAGCTTGTGTGGAAGGGCCGCGAGGCCCTTTATGAGGGCCAAATGGAGCGCTTTGGTGGTCTGCTCAATGAAAGCTGGCTCCTCAAAAAAGGCATGGCCAGCGGAGTCACCAATGAGGGCATCGACCGTTACTACGACCTCGCCATGGACAGTGGCGCCTTTGGCGGCAAGGTCCTCGGTGCCGGCGGTGGGGGCTTTCTTCTTGTCTGCTGCCCTCCGGAAAAGCAAAAGACTTTGTGCCAGAAGCTCACTGAGGCCGGTCTTGATCACCGCGATTTCAAGTTTGAAAATGACGGCTCTAAGGTGATTTACGCCGAATAGGGGAGCCCACCTATCCGGCCTTTGATGCCACGCGGCCCATATTGGGTACCTGGTACCGAGAATCCAAAAAAGAACCTGGAACCTATTTGCGACATGGCATATAAACGGAGCCATGACTATACAAGACCCACGCTATCTCAATCAGATATTCGAAGGTAATTCGCCAGCGGATTACTACAAGAACTACACCCAATCTCTCACTAGAGCCCTAAGCAGTTTGGACACCAAACTTCTCGATCAGGCCTGCGAGATCCTGATGACAGCAGCCAAAAGAGGCCAGCGCATATTCTTAGCGGGCAATGGGGGCTCTGCCGCCATTTCAGATCATCTCAGTTGTGATCTCGGTAAGGGCACTTTGAGTCCGGGGCAACCGCCACTAAAGGTGACCTCCCTGGCTGCAAACGGCCCCATTCTCACTGCCATTGCCAATGACTACGGTTACGAAGAAATATTTGCCACTCAGCTGCAAATGTATGCTGAAGAAGGGGATGTGCTGATTACGATTTCGTCCAGCGGCAACAGCCCTAATATCTGTAAGGCGATTGAAAAAGCCCAAGAGATGAAGGTCAAAACCATTAGCCTCACTGGCTTTAACGGCGGCAAGTGCAGAGACCTGGCGGATCTACCTCTTCATTTTGAATTTAAAAACTACGGCATTGTCGAAGATTGCCACCAAATTGTGCTTCAATGTCTTGGTCAAATTCTGGCTAAACTTCGCGACGAGGCCGGTGGAAATCAGTGAGCCAACAAGAGACCACAGTTAACTCAAACTCTGATCAACTGGTTTCAATCATCACTCCGGTCTATAACTCCGAGGCTTTTATCAACAAGGCCATGGATTCAGTTCAGTCACAGACTTATCCCCATTGGGAAATGCTCGTCGTAATGGACGCGGGTACGACTGACCGCACGCCCATGCTGGTGCAGCAAAGAGCCAAAGAGGACTCGAGAATCAAACTCATTCAAGTCCCTCAGGGGAAGGGCTTAGCCCTTTCGCGTAACTATGCCATTAGCCAAGCCCAGGGGCGCTACATCGCTTTTTTAGACAGCGATGATCTTTGGCTTCCTGATAAACTCACTCAGCAAATTGATTTTATGCGCAAAAACGATTACGCCTTTACCTGCACGGCCTTTCGCCGCATCGATGTGGCAGGACACAAAAAAGGCCGCCTCATTGAGGTCCCGCAGGAAATCACTTACTCACGTCTTCTGCAACAAAACTGCATCGGCTGCCTGACTGTTGTTCTCGACAAAACAAAGACCGGTCCCGTGGAGTTTCAAGAAACCAAACACGAGGATTTTATTCTCTGGTTAGATCTCATCAAAAAGGGCCATGCCTGCTATGGTCTCAATCAAGATTTAGCCCGTTACCGAATTG
This is a stretch of genomic DNA from Pseudobdellovibrionaceae bacterium. It encodes these proteins:
- a CDS encoding Fic family protein, which codes for MLSFQIDTELTKQLVALNDQISEKYALLQGLTKDQRESIHKYAWISSVGASTRIENAILTDSEIGWLDSILGKDGKASAFDAHREAVLNKLSKDKERSLEEVAGCRRVLLLIYEQAQSYLPLSESTLKGLHRELFRHYSKPGVKKGDYKTSPNSVIEYNHQTKEQKTIFKTADPGVQTSTAMHDLLDWYNQAIHHEPWPVAVAAELTYRFLAIHPFQDGNGRLGRALFLMSLLHAPGAKLSDVVFHMAVDRHIERHKEEYYIVLNQCSGGQFKTDPTEYRIQYFLKYMIKVLEGSLADVDFYIDRVHAYQKLSESALKVLNCFKDLPEIRIKPKTIREATGLPTRTVANVLDTLRKAEFIQRSGQGPATCYQLVF
- the bfr gene encoding bacterioferritin, which gives rise to MKGHADIIAMLNEVLCGELTAINQYFLHARMCKDWGYNKIGDVIYHESIDEMKHAKEVTDRILFLEGLPNLQKLETLEIGEKVPEMLKNDLRLEERAIPRLKKGIELCQKHSDHGTRHLLEEILRDEERHVDWLESQLHIIGEVGVENYLTEQFKAGEMS
- a CDS encoding glycosyltransferase family 2 protein — translated: MSQQETTVNSNSDQLVSIITPVYNSEAFINKAMDSVQSQTYPHWEMLVVMDAGTTDRTPMLVQQRAKEDSRIKLIQVPQGKGLALSRNYAISQAQGRYIAFLDSDDLWLPDKLTQQIDFMRKNDYAFTCTAFRRIDVAGHKKGRLIEVPQEITYSRLLQQNCIGCLTVVLDKTKTGPVEFQETKHEDFILWLDLIKKGHACYGLNQDLARYRIVDASRSADKFESVRNTWRIYREVEGLSLPHAALRLSQFAMRNLSKYSRF
- a CDS encoding (2Fe-2S)-binding protein, with amino-acid sequence MYICLCKNLSESRLRELQQSGQMTLDQALQASQAGTDCGACCNRIKNLVDSQAAAADTTSLEAHIEE
- a CDS encoding SIS domain-containing protein, whose translation is MTIQDPRYLNQIFEGNSPADYYKNYTQSLTRALSSLDTKLLDQACEILMTAAKRGQRIFLAGNGGSAAISDHLSCDLGKGTLSPGQPPLKVTSLAANGPILTAIANDYGYEEIFATQLQMYAEEGDVLITISSSGNSPNICKAIEKAQEMKVKTISLTGFNGGKCRDLADLPLHFEFKNYGIVEDCHQIVLQCLGQILAKLRDEAGGNQ
- a CDS encoding HAD-IIIA family hydrolase, with translation MKAVILAGGKGTRLGDLAKDIPKSLVPIAGKPLLDYQLEWLAREGVKEVLLLTGYLSEKIEAHCGDGSKWGLKCEYLVEDTPLGTAGALKDAESKLPGEFLVVYGDVLVDIDLKNLMEFHQSKKDSVATLMVHPNDHPHDSDLIEFDGNHKITQFHGKPHDPNRWYHNQVNAAVYVLSPKIFSHLEKGKFADLGRDVFPGLVKQENFYAYPSAEYLKDMGNPERLDAVERDVRSGKVSRLNRKNPRPAVFLDRDGVICPHQDYLHDAKDFRLFPEVPEALKKLNKSDYLTVLVTNQPVVARGLTDEAGVREIHKKMESLLGQEGAKLDAIYFCPHHPDGGFEGERSEYKVNCECRKPGPGMIHQAAEFFNLDLTKSYIVGDTWRDIGAGRSAKLKACLGVKQAQGRVGEYRDQTPDQMFDSLAGAVDYILQQP
- a CDS encoding GHMP kinase; its protein translation is MIITKTPFRMSFLGGGSDLPEFYQKSPGATLSATIDKYMYISSHDYFEKDKLRMKYSKTETVDSVDQIEHPILKTVVKKLGFTGGLEVSSIADIPAGTGLGSSSCFTVGVLHNLHSRLGRFVTKEQIAREACEVEIKDLGEPIGKQDQYAAAFGGLNLITYAANEEVSVEPIYLKTDIHQALQDHLLLFYTGQSRSASAILDEQRKNLMSSDKFDRLKQMVELVWKGREALYEGQMERFGGLLNESWLLKKGMASGVTNEGIDRYYDLAMDSGAFGGKVLGAGGGGFLLVCCPPEKQKTLCQKLTEAGLDHRDFKFENDGSKVIYAE